In Pantoea phytobeneficialis, one genomic interval encodes:
- a CDS encoding CynX/NimT family MFS transporter produces MTHTVVSVNPVLRRYGFFLFLLLLTAANLRTPITATGPVLENIRHTFGLSASAAGVLNFLPLLMFATLAPPAAWLGNRFGLERSLWSALLLITLGSLLRITGSENALWAGTLLLSAGIAAANVLLPPLIKRDFTAHTARYIGLYATTMAITASIASGVAVPLAQLTDAGWPLSLGIWLVPGVVALLAWLPQLKHAAGHAQPAVPQSLQRSPWRSAIGWQVSLFMACQSLVFYTLIGWFTPFAQDEGISQLAAGWLLFVYQIVAIVANLVCMNALKRLRDQRAIGFLASLAIFTGVTGLLLAPTWALIWLLLAGLGAGASMVTCLALFNLRTQDHRQASKLSGMAQCVGYGVAALGPLCFGMLHDASGNWMLPLTLLLVISALQMVVATLAGRDRHI; encoded by the coding sequence ATGACCCATACCGTTGTTAGCGTAAATCCTGTCCTGCGTCGTTACGGCTTTTTCCTGTTTTTGCTGCTGTTGACCGCGGCCAATTTGCGCACACCGATCACCGCCACCGGTCCGGTGCTGGAAAACATTCGCCATACGTTCGGGTTGAGTGCCAGCGCGGCTGGCGTGCTGAATTTCTTACCGCTGCTGATGTTCGCCACTCTTGCGCCACCTGCCGCCTGGCTGGGCAACCGCTTCGGACTTGAACGCAGCCTGTGGAGCGCATTGCTGCTTATCACCCTCGGCTCGTTGCTGCGCATCACCGGCAGCGAAAATGCGTTATGGGCGGGGACATTGCTGCTCAGCGCCGGTATCGCCGCCGCTAACGTCTTATTGCCACCACTGATTAAGCGCGATTTCACTGCGCATACCGCGCGTTACATCGGGTTGTATGCCACCACTATGGCGATCACCGCCAGCATCGCATCCGGCGTGGCGGTGCCGCTGGCGCAGCTCACTGACGCGGGCTGGCCTCTGTCGTTAGGTATCTGGCTGGTGCCCGGCGTGGTTGCGTTGCTGGCCTGGTTGCCGCAACTCAAACACGCCGCCGGGCATGCGCAGCCAGCCGTCCCGCAATCGTTGCAACGTTCGCCGTGGCGTTCAGCCATTGGCTGGCAGGTATCTTTATTTATGGCCTGCCAGTCGTTGGTGTTTTATACCCTGATTGGTTGGTTTACCCCCTTTGCTCAGGATGAGGGGATCAGCCAACTGGCGGCGGGCTGGTTGCTGTTCGTCTATCAAATTGTGGCGATTGTCGCCAACCTGGTCTGCATGAACGCTCTGAAACGATTACGCGATCAACGCGCCATCGGTTTTTTGGCATCGCTGGCAATTTTTACTGGCGTGACGGGATTGCTGCTGGCCCCCACATGGGCCTTGATATGGTTGCTGTTGGCGGGGTTGGGAGCCGGAGCATCGATGGTGACTTGTCTGGCGCTGTTTAATTTACGCACTCAGGATCATCGTCAGGCTTCAAAGCTCTCGGGGATGGCGCAGTGTGTCGGCTATGGCGTCGCCGCACTGGGACCACTGTGTTTCGGGATGCTGCATGATGCCAGCGGCAACTGGATGCTACCGCTGACATTGCTGCTGGTGATCTCTGCCCTACAAATGGTGGTGGCGACCCTGGCAGGCCGCGACCGTCATATTTGA
- a CDS encoding YjfB family protein yields the protein MDVSQVTSLASGLDNLDLKSQVNTLVLKKALDNQESAASSILASIPQLPANPAIGRNINTTA from the coding sequence ATGGATGTATCGCAAGTGACTTCACTGGCTTCCGGCCTTGATAACCTGGATCTGAAAAGTCAGGTGAATACCCTGGTATTGAAAAAGGCACTGGATAACCAGGAGTCTGCGGCCAGCAGTATCCTCGCCTCAATCCCGCAGTTGCCTGCTAATCCGGCTATTGGGCGCAATATAAATACCACCGCCTGA
- a CDS encoding bifunctional diguanylate cyclase/phosphodiesterase, with product MLKSFTNFSSASSRKLIRQPLIIMILLMFFGFIITLGMIFFIASDLNSISDTEDSVLIRKLIQNQQDDISSHLTDNAVWGGSYKNLHEKVNLNWAWEQQNLGASLYKDFGYNGIFVINPAGKTVYSIINGKLSTDSIQQWMETDPTPAILHQLRKSNGSASTQFMMVKGKPVLVSAAWITPGSDNTIKNVSEQHSILLFVVNMTDAKLIKLGADYTINNLHYEESETPYDGAKNMIPLSEFGARGILTWQSENPGKQLIVLLLPITVVIYLGMLFAAIMQLKHIIKIVQSSDENIFMLQQSQLALLASEKRFRDVAETSTDWIWEADNNLAFNWISSRFSAITGYSSNIWIHRTLQDFLFNGNSLLNSLEDKLKPGEYTHLSRCRYLSAQQYIRYCDLTIRRIELANGRQGFRGTVTDVTLEVEAEEKAKYLALHDDLTGLPNRTQMKQFLTGELEIHHTCDNPLAVIMVDLDKFKPVNDIYGHAMGDAVLHEVSLRFRHCVDDVGFTARLGGDEFVIIVPAMDTEEISNLCDKIIEKINTPFHINGTEISIGVSMGIATTPKDADNITDILRYSDFALYKAKNNGGNKYEFYHTELTDKIVQRREMESELREAIRSGQLAVVYQPRLNMKLAKVTAVEALVRWNHPVRGLVMPDQFISLAEETGLIKEITDWVIERACFDMQSCFDQMKVSVNISALEFSDRGLTERITRILEKTGFASHRLEIEITENALVKNPDDALKTMRELHKLGINFHVDDFGTGYASFGYLSNFPFNGLKLDKSFILAMHESDNALKIVENLISLGKAYSLVITAEGVETLQQKEQLQKFNCDVLQGYLIGQPIQITQLTETYQEHVLA from the coding sequence ATGCTGAAATCCTTCACGAACTTTTCATCTGCAAGCAGCCGGAAATTGATCAGGCAACCATTAATAATCATGATCCTCCTAATGTTTTTTGGATTCATAATAACGTTGGGAATGATATTTTTTATCGCCAGTGATTTAAATTCCATCTCAGATACGGAGGATAGCGTTCTGATAAGGAAACTTATCCAGAATCAGCAAGACGACATCAGTTCTCATTTGACTGACAATGCGGTTTGGGGCGGATCTTATAAAAACCTCCATGAGAAGGTTAACCTTAACTGGGCATGGGAACAACAAAACCTCGGCGCATCCTTATATAAGGATTTTGGTTATAATGGGATATTTGTGATTAACCCAGCAGGAAAAACAGTTTACAGCATAATCAATGGGAAATTAAGTACAGATTCCATCCAACAATGGATGGAGACCGATCCAACGCCTGCCATTCTCCATCAACTGAGAAAAAGCAACGGATCGGCCTCAACGCAATTCATGATGGTCAAGGGGAAACCGGTTTTGGTTAGCGCCGCATGGATCACGCCAGGTAGCGATAATACAATCAAAAATGTTTCAGAACAGCACTCTATTTTGCTATTCGTCGTTAATATGACTGATGCGAAGTTAATTAAACTCGGTGCCGACTATACAATCAATAACCTTCATTATGAGGAGTCAGAAACTCCGTATGATGGTGCTAAAAATATGATTCCGCTGTCTGAATTCGGTGCACGGGGCATTCTTACATGGCAGAGTGAGAACCCAGGAAAACAGCTCATCGTGTTACTATTACCAATAACCGTAGTAATTTATTTGGGAATGTTATTCGCGGCGATAATGCAATTGAAACATATTATTAAAATAGTCCAAAGTTCGGATGAAAACATCTTTATGTTGCAGCAAAGCCAGCTTGCCTTATTGGCCAGTGAAAAGCGTTTTCGCGATGTTGCTGAAACAAGTACCGACTGGATTTGGGAAGCTGACAACAATCTGGCATTCAACTGGATATCGTCAAGGTTTTCTGCCATCACGGGCTACAGTAGCAATATATGGATTCACCGTACCCTGCAAGATTTTCTTTTTAATGGGAATTCACTGCTTAACTCACTCGAGGACAAGCTCAAACCCGGTGAATACACTCACCTGTCACGTTGCCGCTACCTCTCAGCCCAACAATACATCCGCTACTGCGATCTCACCATCCGCCGGATTGAACTGGCAAATGGCAGGCAAGGTTTTCGTGGTACCGTGACAGACGTCACACTCGAAGTTGAAGCAGAAGAAAAAGCAAAATACCTCGCCTTGCATGATGACCTGACAGGCTTACCTAATCGTACGCAAATGAAGCAATTTCTAACCGGCGAATTGGAAATTCACCATACCTGCGACAACCCCCTGGCTGTGATTATGGTTGATTTAGATAAATTTAAACCGGTAAATGATATTTATGGTCATGCTATGGGTGATGCGGTTCTGCATGAGGTTTCTTTGCGTTTTCGCCACTGTGTTGATGATGTTGGTTTTACCGCTCGTCTTGGCGGTGATGAGTTTGTCATTATCGTTCCCGCAATGGACACGGAGGAAATAAGTAACCTGTGTGATAAAATCATCGAGAAAATAAACACTCCCTTTCACATCAATGGCACTGAAATTTCTATTGGGGTCAGCATGGGCATCGCTACCACCCCCAAAGATGCTGATAACATTACGGATATATTAAGATATTCAGACTTTGCCCTTTATAAAGCAAAAAATAACGGTGGTAATAAATATGAATTTTATCATACGGAGTTAACCGATAAGATTGTTCAACGTCGGGAAATGGAAAGCGAGCTAAGAGAAGCTATCCGCTCGGGACAATTAGCCGTTGTTTATCAACCACGCCTCAATATGAAATTGGCAAAAGTTACCGCTGTGGAAGCGCTGGTACGGTGGAACCATCCGGTTCGTGGGTTAGTCATGCCTGACCAGTTTATCTCATTAGCGGAAGAGACCGGGCTGATTAAAGAGATTACTGACTGGGTGATAGAACGCGCCTGTTTTGATATGCAATCGTGCTTTGACCAAATGAAAGTGTCGGTCAACATCAGCGCTCTGGAGTTTAGCGACCGTGGGTTAACTGAGCGGATAACGAGGATCCTTGAGAAAACGGGTTTTGCAAGCCATCGCCTTGAGATTGAAATTACTGAGAATGCCTTAGTTAAAAACCCAGACGATGCCCTAAAAACGATGCGTGAATTACATAAACTTGGCATTAATTTCCATGTCGATGATTTTGGCACCGGGTATGCGTCGTTTGGCTATCTGAGCAACTTTCCATTTAATGGTCTGAAGCTGGATAAGTCATTTATTCTTGCAATGCATGAATCTGATAATGCCTTGAAAATCGTCGAAAATCTGATAAGTCTGGGCAAAGCCTATTCTCTGGTGATCACCGCCGAAGGTGTCGAGACATTACAACAAAAAGAGCAATTGCAGAAATTCAATTGTGATGTTTTACAAGGCTATCTGATCGGGCAGCCAATCCAGATTACACAATTGACTGAAACCTATCAGGAACATGTTCTTGCATAA
- a CDS encoding cold-shock protein — MAMNGTITTWFQDKGFGFIKDENGDNRYFHVIKVANPELIKKDAAVTFEPTTNNKGLSAYAVKVAPESKYIFIAGERIKLTSIKSFLVYSEEVPVETRIDKDNAVLSVGVLMSSIRPKSAAQPGAMRSLKKLAITTFQGTTLIFSEEEIDIDSTVKLLKV; from the coding sequence ATGGCGATGAACGGTACGATCACAACCTGGTTTCAGGATAAAGGTTTTGGATTTATCAAAGATGAAAACGGTGATAACCGTTATTTTCATGTCATTAAGGTCGCCAACCCTGAACTGATTAAGAAAGATGCCGCGGTCACTTTCGAGCCCACGACCAACAATAAGGGGCTGTCAGCGTATGCGGTGAAAGTTGCGCCTGAAAGTAAATACATCTTTATCGCCGGGGAGCGCATCAAGCTGACCTCGATTAAGTCTTTCCTTGTTTACAGCGAAGAAGTGCCGGTCGAAACTCGCATCGATAAAGACAATGCGGTGCTGTCTGTTGGGGTACTGATGAGCAGCATCAGGCCCAAATCAGCCGCTCAACCAGGTGCCATGCGCTCACTGAAGAAACTGGCGATCACTACTTTCCAGGGCACAACGTTAATTTTCTCGGAAGAGGAGATCGACATAGACAGCACGGTGAAGTTGCTGAAGGTCTGA
- a CDS encoding rhodanese family protein, with the protein MPATFATPAEINALSDHAMLIDIRGQDEWRREHISGARSLPVEDITPGCLGKEELSQIDTVIFHCQSGMRTEQYQAQLIAAVHPAKVLIMQGGLNAWKSAGYPVITDRRQPLPLMRQVQISAGVLALGGTLAGAALAPEFYIIPGFVGAGLLFAGVTGWCGMAKLLAVMPWNKQQSESRHPTR; encoded by the coding sequence ATGCCTGCTACTTTTGCGACACCCGCTGAGATAAATGCACTTTCTGATCATGCCATGCTGATTGATATCAGAGGGCAAGACGAATGGCGTCGGGAACATATTTCCGGTGCCCGTTCTCTGCCAGTTGAAGACATCACGCCTGGTTGTTTAGGTAAGGAGGAGTTGAGCCAGATTGATACGGTTATTTTTCATTGTCAGAGTGGCATGCGAACCGAACAATACCAGGCACAATTGATCGCAGCGGTACATCCGGCAAAGGTTCTGATTATGCAGGGCGGCTTGAACGCCTGGAAATCAGCCGGTTATCCGGTGATAACTGACCGCCGTCAGCCGCTACCGCTGATGCGGCAGGTACAAATATCAGCCGGGGTACTGGCGCTGGGAGGCACGCTAGCCGGAGCGGCGCTGGCACCGGAATTTTATATCATCCCTGGCTTTGTCGGGGCTGGCCTGCTGTTTGCCGGAGTGACGGGCTGGTGCGGGATGGCAAAGTTGCTGGCAGTCATGCCCTGGAACAAACAGCAAAGCGAATCTCGTCATCCAACCCGGTAG